The Nostoc sp. 'Peltigera membranacea cyanobiont' N6 genome contains the following window.
CGACAGCCCGGAGGATTAGATAACAGTTGGGTAAGCTTTTTTAGTTACGATCCTCGAATTGGGGCGGAGATTTTTGCAGATTGGGTGCAAGAATTGCCAAATCTGCACTGGATTTCTGGACAAGTGCCAATAGAAGTTTATCGTCAAGGTGATTCTATTACTGGTGTGCGCTTTGCTGATTTTGCTGTCACAGCCAAAATTATTCTCGACGGCACAGAATTAGGAGATTTATTAGCTTTAGCTAAAATACCTTACCGTTGGGGCTGGGAATTGCAATCTGAATGGGGAGAACCCAGCGCCCCAGTGAATTTTAACTCTTTCACCAAGACATATCCAGTGCAAGCGCCTACTTATGTAGTGATTATGCAAGACTTTGGTGATGCGATGTCTACGACGGGCGTAGGTGCGGCACCAGAAATTCCAGCTGCCCCTAACTATAATCCTTCAGAGTTTACAGGCGCTTGGGATGCCTATGGAGCAGAGACATTTTTGAATTATGGACGTTTGCCTGATGGGCGATTCATGATTAATTGGCCAATCTGTGGCAATGACTACGGCCAAGGATTAGGGCGGCTGATAGAGTCAGATGTGTCCAGAGGTGAATTCATCCAAGAATCTCGCTGGCACAGCCAAAATTTTGCCCATTTTATCCAAAATCAGCTTGGTCGCCGCTATGGTTTAGCAGAAAAAGTATTTCCTCACACCTCTACAGCTTTTGCACTGCATCCTTATTACCGCGAAAGCCGCCGCTTAGTGGGGCTAACTACTGTCCGAGAACAGGATATTTTACCGATCGCTGAAGGGAGAGTTGCATCTATATTTAATGATGCGTTCGCCCTTGGCGTTTGCGAAGCGATCGCAGTTGGTAACTACGCTAATGACCATCATTATCCTGGTGTTCAATTCTCACTGCAACCAA
Protein-coding sequences here:
- a CDS encoding FAD-dependent oxidoreductase — protein: MVNQTYIADVLVVGGGTGGTAAAIQAARRGAKTILVSEFSWLGGMLTSAGVSAPDGNELEAFQTGLWGAFLQELRQRQPGGLDNSWVSFFSYDPRIGAEIFADWVQELPNLHWISGQVPIEVYRQGDSITGVRFADFAVTAKIILDGTELGDLLALAKIPYRWGWELQSEWGEPSAPVNFNSFTKTYPVQAPTYVVIMQDFGDAMSTTGVGAAPEIPAAPNYNPSEFTGAWDAYGAETFLNYGRLPDGRFMINWPICGNDYGQGLGRLIESDVSRGEFIQESRWHSQNFAHFIQNQLGRRYGLAEKVFPHTSTAFALHPYYRESRRLVGLTTVREQDILPIAEGRVASIFNDAFALGVCEAIAVGNYANDHHYPGVQFSLQPKSIRWGGRWTGTPFTIPYNSLIPATTDGFLVCEKNISVSHIANGATRLQPVVMGIGQAAGMAAAMCVELNCQPRHLPIRALQTALLADNRSKTAIIPLFNLPPNRSDWLHWQLYYLNNPQAYPDSGYCPCPSENEYPDSAFDKALIRESNCFKGIFSRLDRQEYRFAVTAPVAYQGQNWQLVTLRSHIDEQLSAYPHEQLVTLWGRYNHFGNWLLVEHLNGG